A genomic stretch from Haloferax sp. Atlit-12N includes:
- a CDS encoding YihY/virulence factor BrkB family protein, whose product MSAKIRTVVPVARTVVDTIREKEISFLAASISYYALVSLIPLLVLGVVVATAVGGAELQAQLQTLVEQYLVPTGQDLVEEALTDRTGQGSVGAVSLALTVWGALKLFRGLDIAFSRIYGSEAGGLLDQLRDGTIALASIGVGTIGVAVVTALLGLLDVPFLQLLSPLLLLLTLCAAFFPLYYVFPDADLSPREVVPGTILAAVGWTVLGVGFGIYASVAGASVAGALGTLLLLVTWFYFSGLILLSGAVVNAVLAGVGGDALPAEPRDPPGGPPGVDRQVQHTGGRHDARTDMSDDRGDTDGPRTEDTGDAETGASVSPRGAPDIEELESQVEELRADLDAFEDDVTDRTVEKPKLEAELKRYVRRRMRRGKARGWGPYLVLGYGVVLTLGAFYYLQSDLIAVVAMLIIFLSTLGLYVLFVIFGIGLNALGLPGRAVDAVRERRG is encoded by the coding sequence GTGAGCGCCAAGATTCGAACCGTCGTTCCCGTCGCGCGGACCGTCGTCGACACGATTCGGGAGAAAGAAATCTCGTTTCTCGCGGCTAGTATCTCGTACTACGCGCTCGTCTCGCTGATTCCGCTTCTCGTGCTCGGCGTCGTCGTCGCCACCGCGGTCGGCGGCGCGGAGTTGCAGGCGCAACTCCAAACGCTCGTCGAACAGTACCTCGTCCCGACCGGACAGGACCTCGTCGAGGAGGCCCTCACGGACCGAACCGGACAGGGAAGCGTCGGAGCGGTGAGCCTCGCGTTGACGGTCTGGGGCGCGCTGAAGCTCTTTCGCGGCCTCGATATCGCCTTCTCGCGCATCTACGGGTCCGAGGCGGGCGGCCTCCTCGACCAGCTTCGAGACGGCACCATCGCCCTCGCCAGCATCGGCGTCGGCACCATCGGCGTCGCGGTGGTGACCGCGCTCCTCGGCCTCCTCGACGTGCCGTTCCTCCAACTGCTCTCGCCGCTCCTGTTGCTGCTCACGCTCTGTGCGGCGTTCTTCCCGCTGTACTACGTCTTCCCCGACGCCGACCTCTCGCCGCGGGAGGTCGTCCCCGGAACCATCCTCGCGGCCGTCGGCTGGACCGTCCTCGGTGTCGGCTTCGGTATCTACGCGTCTGTGGCCGGCGCGTCGGTCGCGGGCGCGCTCGGGACGCTCCTGTTGCTCGTGACGTGGTTCTACTTCTCGGGGCTCATCCTGCTTTCGGGCGCGGTCGTCAACGCGGTTCTCGCGGGGGTCGGCGGCGACGCCCTGCCCGCGGAACCGCGTGACCCGCCGGGGGGACCGCCCGGAGTGGACCGGCAGGTACAACATACGGGAGGCCGACATGACGCTCGTACGGATATGAGCGACGACCGAGGTGACACCGATGGGCCGCGGACGGAGGACACCGGCGACGCGGAGACCGGCGCGTCCGTCTCCCCGCGCGGCGCTCCCGACATCGAGGAGCTGGAATCGCAGGTCGAGGAACTCCGCGCCGACCTCGACGCGTTCGAGGACGACGTGACGGACCGGACGGTCGAAAAGCCCAAGCTCGAAGCCGAGTTGAAGCGCTACGTCCGCCGGCGGATGCGCCGCGGCAAGGCCCGCGGCTGGGGTCCTTACCTCGTGCTCGGCTACGGCGTCGTCCTCACGCTCGGCGCGTTCTACTACCTCCAGTCGGACCTCATCGCGGTCGTCGCCATGCTCATCATCTTCCTGTCGACGCTCGGGCTCTACGTCCTGTTCGTCATCTTCGGCATCGGCCTGAACGCGCTCGGCCTCCCCGGCCGCGCCGTCGACGCGGTCCGCGAACGCCGCGGCTGA
- a CDS encoding tRNA (guanine(26)-N(2))-dimethyltransferase, whose translation MHVSEGGVEIEVPDARDGASAGTGDDVFYNPTQELNRDITAAVLRAFREREPRAESYLDAMAASGIRGVRAAAEGYDVTCADLDTDAVELAQSNLDRAGNGGEAVHRNANALMYDSVFDVVDLDPFGTPMPFADPAFANTRDLVCVTATDTAPLCGAHQKSGIRKYGCLPQNTDYHPEMGLRTLLGAMVRTAARYDKAAVPILSHATRHYARAYLELDERATKADELLESTGFVYHCEDCLHREAEHSLIAHPPEACANCDSTRILEAGPIWLGPVSEPAFAEAVRDEVTEDFGTAKRARKLLDTLAVELDTPTHFDQHRLCKLWGRSASKMETFLETLRDAGYDATPAHYHGTAFKTDATVAEIREATAALDPEA comes from the coding sequence ATGCACGTGAGCGAGGGAGGCGTCGAAATCGAGGTTCCCGACGCCCGCGACGGGGCGTCAGCGGGGACCGGCGACGATGTCTTCTACAACCCCACACAGGAGTTGAACCGGGACATCACCGCGGCCGTCCTCCGCGCCTTCCGCGAGCGCGAACCCCGCGCCGAGAGCTATCTCGACGCGATGGCCGCCTCGGGCATCCGGGGCGTCCGCGCCGCCGCCGAGGGCTACGACGTGACCTGCGCCGACCTCGACACCGACGCCGTCGAACTCGCCCAGTCGAACCTCGACCGCGCCGGCAACGGCGGCGAGGCGGTCCACCGCAACGCCAACGCCCTCATGTACGACTCCGTCTTCGACGTGGTCGACCTCGACCCCTTCGGCACGCCGATGCCCTTCGCGGACCCCGCCTTCGCCAACACCCGCGACCTCGTCTGCGTCACCGCCACCGACACCGCCCCGCTGTGCGGCGCACACCAGAAAAGCGGCATCCGGAAGTACGGCTGTCTCCCGCAGAACACCGACTACCACCCCGAGATGGGGCTTCGGACGCTCCTCGGCGCGATGGTTCGCACCGCCGCCCGCTACGACAAGGCCGCCGTCCCGATTCTCTCGCACGCGACGCGCCACTACGCGCGGGCGTATCTCGAACTCGACGAGCGGGCGACGAAGGCCGACGAACTCCTCGAATCGACCGGCTTCGTCTACCACTGCGAGGACTGCCTCCACCGCGAGGCCGAGCACTCGCTCATCGCCCACCCGCCCGAGGCGTGCGCCAACTGCGACTCGACCCGGATTCTCGAAGCCGGCCCCATCTGGCTCGGTCCCGTCTCCGAACCGGCGTTCGCCGAGGCCGTCCGCGACGAGGTGACAGAGGACTTCGGCACCGCGAAACGCGCTCGCAAACTCCTCGACACGCTCGCGGTCGAACTCGACACGCCGACCCACTTCGACCAGCACCGCCTCTGTAAGCTCTGGGGACGCTCGGCCTCGAAGATGGAGACGTTCCTCGAAACGCTCCGCGACGCCGGCTACGACGCCACCCCCGCGCACTACCACGGCACCGCGTTCAAGACCGACGCGACGGTCGCGGAGATTCGCGAGGCGACCGCCGCGCTCGACCCCGAGGCCTGA
- a CDS encoding SWIM zinc finger family protein has product MDPADDWRAALAETGRLSPTIVQAIVDAHGDRGVTAIEAVSERRVKRYRDFDVVVGYDDEYVVEDRGCTCKDSQYNLDPDEGERCWHVLAVDVAEALGELDHHDMWYSDVREFL; this is encoded by the coding sequence GTGGACCCGGCCGACGACTGGCGAGCGGCGCTCGCGGAGACCGGGCGGCTCTCGCCGACCATCGTGCAGGCCATCGTCGACGCCCACGGCGACCGGGGCGTCACGGCCATCGAGGCCGTCTCCGAGCGACGGGTGAAGCGCTACCGCGACTTCGACGTGGTCGTCGGCTACGACGACGAGTACGTGGTCGAAGACCGCGGCTGTACCTGCAAGGACTCCCAGTACAACCTCGACCCCGACGAGGGCGAGCGCTGTTGGCACGTCCTCGCGGTCGACGTGGCCGAGGCGCTCGGCGAACTGGACCACCACGACATGTGGTACTCCGACGTGCGGGAATTCCTGTAA
- a CDS encoding ribose-phosphate diphosphokinase: MLVPGASSQALAAALAAELGESLAAVEYDRFPDGETLAAVPGFDADAATIVASTASNDAYVELLQLQDAVREAGASEVTTVIPYMGYARQDKAFEAGHPISARAVARAVSTTTDRVVLVNPHEDAVADFFDVPVDIVDAAGRLAEPLPELDDALFLSPDSGAIGIAETVRDAYGEGETDYFEKVRHSGTDVEITPSDADFAGRDVVITDDIIATGSTMSEAVGVLADGGAKRVFCATVHPLLARNARTKLARAGIERVVGTDTIERDVSEVSVAPVLADELER, encoded by the coding sequence ATGCTCGTACCCGGCGCATCCTCCCAGGCACTCGCGGCCGCGCTCGCCGCCGAACTCGGCGAGTCGCTCGCGGCCGTCGAGTACGACCGCTTCCCCGACGGCGAGACGCTGGCCGCGGTCCCCGGTTTCGACGCCGACGCCGCCACCATCGTCGCCAGCACCGCCAGCAACGACGCCTACGTCGAACTCCTCCAACTGCAGGACGCCGTCCGCGAGGCCGGCGCCTCCGAGGTCACGACGGTCATCCCGTACATGGGCTACGCCCGACAGGACAAGGCGTTCGAGGCCGGCCACCCGATTTCGGCCCGCGCGGTCGCCCGCGCCGTCAGCACGACGACTGACCGCGTCGTGCTCGTCAACCCCCACGAGGACGCCGTCGCCGACTTCTTCGACGTGCCAGTCGACATCGTCGACGCCGCCGGACGACTCGCCGAACCGCTCCCCGAACTCGACGACGCGCTGTTTCTGTCGCCCGACTCGGGGGCCATCGGCATCGCAGAGACCGTCCGCGACGCCTACGGCGAAGGCGAGACCGACTACTTCGAGAAGGTGCGCCACTCCGGGACCGACGTGGAAATCACGCCGAGCGACGCCGACTTCGCGGGCCGCGACGTGGTCATCACCGACGACATCATCGCCACCGGGTCGACCATGAGCGAGGCAGTCGGCGTCCTCGCCGACGGCGGCGCGAAACGCGTCTTCTGTGCGACCGTCCACCCGCTTCTGGCTCGTAACGCCCGCACGAAACTCGCTCGCGCCGGTATCGAGCGCGTCGTCGGGACCGACACCATCGAACGCGACGTGAGCGAGGTGTCCGTCGCGCCCGTCCTCGCCGACGAGCTCGAACGGTAA
- a CDS encoding uracil-DNA glycosylase family protein, whose translation MVDADPRFPDDDETLVLEPDCARCPALVECRNRISWGVGPDDATVMVVGEAPGAGNPDADRWRGGNWTGMSYTARHSGRRIRETMAAVGYESGVFYTNAVKCFPSDGEGSNRAPTAAEKENCRDHLVAELEAVDPDVVVPTGRHATESVLALDDTSLDGFLDTVLEPVESERFGYTVVPLLHPSYRDVWLSRLGYELDEYLADLESRLP comes from the coding sequence ATGGTCGACGCTGACCCCCGGTTTCCCGACGACGACGAGACGCTCGTCCTCGAACCCGACTGCGCGCGCTGTCCGGCGCTCGTCGAGTGCCGAAACCGCATCTCGTGGGGCGTCGGCCCCGACGACGCGACCGTGATGGTCGTCGGCGAAGCGCCGGGGGCGGGCAACCCCGACGCCGACCGCTGGCGGGGCGGCAACTGGACCGGGATGTCCTACACGGCCCGGCACTCGGGCCGCCGCATCCGCGAGACGATGGCCGCCGTCGGCTACGAGTCGGGCGTCTTCTACACGAACGCGGTCAAGTGCTTCCCCTCGGACGGCGAGGGGTCGAACCGCGCGCCCACGGCCGCCGAGAAGGAAAACTGCCGCGACCACCTCGTCGCCGAACTCGAAGCCGTCGACCCTGACGTGGTGGTCCCGACCGGCCGCCACGCGACCGAAAGCGTCCTCGCGCTCGACGACACCTCGCTCGACGGCTTCCTCGATACGGTCCTCGAACCCGTCGAGAGCGAGCGGTTCGGCTACACCGTGGTCCCGCTTTTACACCCCTCCTACCGCGACGTGTGGCTCTCCCGACTCGGCTACGAGTTGGACGAGTATCTGGCCGACTTGGAATCGCGACTCCCCTGA
- a CDS encoding HIT family protein, producing the protein MSDCIFCAIVDGDIPGRIVHETDHSLAFLDANPLAPGHTLVVPKEHHARLDEVPADAAADLFAAVNDLVPRVEAGVDADATNIGINNGPAAGQEVDHVHVHIVPRFEGDGGSPIHAVAGERPDLSDEELADIEAAISG; encoded by the coding sequence ATGTCCGACTGCATCTTCTGCGCCATCGTCGACGGCGACATCCCCGGCCGAATCGTCCACGAGACCGACCACTCGCTTGCGTTCCTCGACGCCAACCCGCTCGCGCCCGGCCACACGCTCGTCGTCCCGAAGGAGCACCACGCCCGACTCGACGAGGTGCCGGCCGACGCGGCCGCCGACCTCTTCGCCGCCGTCAACGACCTCGTCCCGCGCGTCGAGGCGGGCGTCGACGCCGACGCGACGAACATCGGCATCAACAACGGCCCCGCCGCCGGCCAGGAAGTCGACCACGTCCACGTCCACATCGTCCCGCGGTTCGAGGGCGACGGCGGCAGTCCCATCCACGCCGTCGCGGGCGAGCGCCCCGACCTCTCCGACGAGGAGCTGGCCGACATCGAGGCGGCTATCTCGGGCTGA
- a CDS encoding ParA family protein — MPIPPRTTALVGVAGGAGTTRLTLELAAALATDDRDVAVLDAAFATQGLSDYVSGALDPDATSLVTDAADVPLESGLVDFETDTEGRVAVCPAAAPFERLARAMTPDAARAFEGRIAEAADSFDHVLVDAPLLASNQTVAAAAACDRVALVAPATDRGADAVGRLSARAADIGADIDAVVSTFGALGDADVVVPETDANDIADAPACRDDVDLAAGVAAVAEVLLDVELDSVTAAGGVLTSVGEYVRR; from the coding sequence ATGCCGATTCCCCCCAGAACCACCGCGCTCGTCGGCGTCGCCGGCGGTGCGGGGACGACCCGACTGACGCTCGAACTCGCCGCGGCGCTCGCGACCGACGACCGCGACGTGGCGGTCCTCGACGCGGCGTTCGCCACGCAGGGGCTCTCGGACTACGTCTCGGGAGCGCTCGACCCCGACGCGACGTCGCTCGTCACCGACGCGGCGGACGTGCCGCTGGAGTCGGGGCTGGTAGACTTCGAAACCGACACCGAGGGACGCGTCGCCGTCTGCCCCGCCGCGGCCCCGTTCGAGCGACTCGCGCGGGCGATGACTCCTGACGCCGCGCGGGCGTTCGAGGGTCGCATCGCCGAGGCCGCCGACAGCTTCGACCACGTGCTCGTCGACGCGCCGCTTCTCGCGTCGAATCAGACCGTCGCCGCCGCCGCGGCGTGCGACCGCGTCGCGCTCGTCGCGCCCGCCACGGACCGCGGTGCCGACGCCGTCGGTCGGCTCAGCGCTCGGGCCGCCGACATCGGCGCTGACATCGACGCGGTCGTCTCCACGTTCGGCGCGCTCGGCGACGCGGACGTGGTCGTTCCCGAAACCGACGCGAATGACATCGCCGACGCGCCGGCGTGCCGCGACGACGTCGACCTCGCGGCGGGCGTCGCCGCGGTCGCGGAGGTCCTCCTCGACGTGGAACTCGATTCGGTGACGGCCGCCGGTGGCGTGCTCACCTCGGTCGGCGAGTACGTCCGTCGCTGA